GCGGGTGCTGCCGGTTCTCGGTCCGACGCGGAGCGGCGCCCACAGCCCGACGGCGATCCACGCCAGGGGATACAGGAGATACCGCGGCTGGGTCGCCTCCGCGTCGGTGGCCAGAAAGTACACCGCGAGGAACGCCAGCTGGATCGCCAGCAGCCCGCCGATCACGATGACGTCACGACGCACGTCCGGACGCGAGAGGAGCTCACTGATCCGCCCAGTCACCACCCGGAGACGTTGGCGAGCTCCCGCCGATCGTCCGCCCGTGTTCATCACCTCGGGATGACGTCCGTCCGGACAAAAGGATGTCGGCACCGCCGATCCCAAACCGGAACCCGGGCCCGGATCCGTCCCGAATTCTTCCCGGTCGTCCGTTAAAGTCAAACCGACTCCTCGCGAACGTGGAGCCATGAGCGTCGACCAGGAACAGCGGACCGTCCGGTGTCTCGTGGCGAAGGTAGGGTTGGACGGCCACGACCGGGGGGCACACGTCATCGCCCGTGCGTTCCGGGACGCCGGGTTCGAGGTGATCTACTCGGGACTCCATCGGTCGCCCGACGAGATCGTGCAGGCGGCCGTCCAGGAGGACGTCGACGTGCTCGGGATCTCCATTCTGTCGGGGGCACACAACACGCTCGTCCCGAAGGTGCTCGAGGGACTCGAGGAGTACGACGCCCTCGAGGACACGCTCGTGCTCGTCGGGGGGATCATTCCCGACGACGACGAAACGGAGTTGAAGGAACTCGGCGTCTCGGAGGTGTTCGGTCCGGGGACGCCCATGGAGGAGACGATCGAGTTCGTCAGGGAGAACGTCCCGGAGCGATAGCCGCATGTGCCGGGGCACGGAGACCGACCTCGTCGACGAACTGCTCGAGGGGAACCATCGGGCGCTCGCACGGGTCATCTCGAAGATCGAAAACAGGCGACCGGGGTACAGACAGCTCGTCTCCCGACTTCACTCACACACCGGGAACGCGTCGATCGTCGGTGTCACCGGCTCGCCGGGGGCGGGGAAGTCGACGCTGGTCGACAAGCTGGCGAAGCGCTACCGCGACCGCGGGGAGACCGTCGGCGTGATCGCGGTCGACCCCTCCTCGCCGTACACCGGCGGTGCGGTTCTGGGCGATCGGATCCGGATGGCCTCGAACGTCGGCGACATGGACGTGTTCTTCCGGTCGATGAGCGCCAGGGGGCAGCTCGGCGGGCTCTCGACGGCGACCGCCGACGCGGTGACGGCACTCGACGCGTTCGGGAAGGACCGAATCGTGATCGAGACGGTCGGCGCCGGGCAAAACGAGGTCGACATCGTCGAAACCGCCGACACCGTCGCCGTCCTCGTCCAGCCCGGGTCGGGTGACGACGTACAGATGCTCAAGGCGGGGATCCTGGAAATCGGCGACGTGTTCGTCGTCAACAAGGCCGACATGGAGGGGGCAGACAGGACCGTCGCCGAGCTGGAGGAGATGCTCCACATGCGCGAGAGCCCCACCGCCGGACTGAACACCGGCCACCACGGGTTCCAGGCGGTCGAAACGCCCGGCGAGGACGAGACGAGGGTCGGAGGCGAGTCGGTTGACGGGTCCGAGCCGACGGACGGGGACGAACCGGAGTGGAGCCCGTCCGTGATCGAAACGGTCGCGACGACGGGTGAAGGGATCGAGCAGCTGCTCGAGCAGCTCGATTCCCACTACGCGCACCTCGAGGCGTCCGGCGAACTCGAAGCAAAGACCAGAAACAGGTACGCGAAGGGGATCAGGACGCTGCTGCGCAACGACATCGCGGCGCTCGTCGAACGGGAACTGGATCGCCGTGGGGGGATCGACCAGCTCGCAGACCGGGTGGCCCGGCGGGAGACCGATCCGTACGCGGTGGCCGAACGGATCGTCGAACCGATCGCCGACTGTCTCGACGACAACCGTGAGTGATCAGTCCATCCCGGGTGCGTTTTACACCCGGTGGGCCGGCGTCTACGATCGGATCGCAAGCGACCTCCCCGGTGTGGCACGGATGCGATCGGCGTTTCTCGATCTCCTCTCGCCGTCCCGCGGAGACGTCGTCGTCGAGATGGGATGTGGAACCGGCGCGAACTTCCCGTGGCTCCGAGATCGGGTGGGTCCGGAAGGAACCGTCGTCGGCGTCGATCTCTCAGAGGGAGTTCTCGAGCGGGCACGCGCCCGGGTTCGCCGAAACCGCTGGGAGAACGTCCACGTCGTTCGGGGCGACGCGACACGTCCGCCGTTCGTGGGGGGGCCGACGGCGGTTCCGTCCGGATCGCTGGGGCTCGGGGCCGGCGAAGTCGACGTCGTGCTCGCGACGTTCGTCGTGGGAATGCTCCCGGATCCGGGAGGCGCAGTCCAAGCGTGGGGACAACTTGCCGGCGACGGCGGCCGACTCGGACTGTGCAACCTGGCCCGGAGCACCACCCCGCTTGGACGCGTTTGTAATCCCGCGTTCGCCGCGCTGGTGCGTGCGAGTTCGCCGCCGGGCGGGAAGGGACGAACCCGGGGCGCCGCACAGTTGCTCGACGAGCGCGTACTGGAGGGCCACCGGGCGCTACACGACGTCTGTGACGGTGTGGTGAGCCGACGAGCGTTCGAGGGGTTCGTTCGCATGTCGGCCGGAACCGTTCGAACCGAGCGTTGAGCGGCTGTCGTCGTCGGTCAAAAGAGTGCAAGCGTCTGTGCGATCACTCCGCCGATGAGGAAGGAGACCCCCATCGTCAACACGAGCACGACCCCGGCGATCCGGATGTCGAACTCCTCGGCGACGGTGGCGAACACCGCGATGCAGGGCACGTAAAACAGTCCGACGACCGCGCCGACGAACAGCTGTCCAGTCGAGAGGTCCATCTCGAGCAGCGGCAACACCGTCAGTTCGCGCCTGACGATCCCCAGCATAAGGGGGGTTGCTGCCTCCTCCGGCAGCAGCAGCCAGCCGACCACGAGTGGACGGAGATGCTCGCCGATTAGCTCCAGAATACCCAACTCGTACAGCAGCGACGCCACCCCGATCGCGTAGATCATGTGGACTGCGCCGCCGAACAGGTAGTGTTTCAGCCGCATCCAGACCTTGTTCGCCGTGATGTGAGCCTTCGGGATCAAAAGCGGCGGAACGTCGGCGACCGTCGGATTCCGATCCCCTTCGAGAACTCGATCGAGCACGACCCCGGCCACCGCGAGCGCGAGAAACGACACAAAGAACACGGCAATCACGAGGAGAATCGTCGCCTCGGCGAGCAATGCGATGAACGCCCCGGTCTGGGCCACGCAGGGCACAGCGAGACAGATCATGAGCGTGATCGAGAGCCGCTGTTTGTACGTCTCGGCCGCCCGGGAGCCGGTGATCCCCGGGATCGCACAGCCGTAGCCCAAAAGAAGCGGGACCACGTTGCTCCCGGTCAACCCGATCCGGGCGAACAGTCCGTCGAGCAGCACCGCGAGCCGGGGGAGGTAGCCGCTGTCTTCCAGCAGGCTCAACGCAATATAAAACGAGATCACGTACGGCATCACGAGCGCGAACGGCCACTCGATTCCCTTTATCAGGAAGCCGTACTCGCCGATCAGGACTGCCCTGACGAGCCCAGGATCTGTTACCGATCGCACCGCCCCTTCGATCACGGGGAACACGAACCCCTCGAAAACGGGGATGAGGAGATACTGTCGCAGTCCCATTCCGAGCCCGACAACAATCGCGAACGTCCCGACCAGGACCAGAACCGCAACGGGTAAGCCGGGCCACGGTTCGACGAGCCGGTCCCCCCACAGCTGTAACGTCCCCGCTGGAGTGGACCCGCCGGACGATTCGTCGACGATCGCAATCTCCACGAGTTCCTCGGCCCGATCCCAGGTCGCCTCGTCCCCGCCGGGAACGGTCGGATTTCGAAGCGTGCCGGCGACGGCGTCGACGAGTTGCTCGAACCCTTTCCCGATAGTCGCGACTGTGGGGATCACGGGAACCGACAGCTCTCGAGCGAGAACCTCCGCCCGGAGCCGTCTCCCCTCTTCCAGCAGGTCGACACGGTTGATCGCGACGACTGTCGGCACGTCGTGTTCGAGCACCTGCAACAGCAGATGCAGGCTGCTCTCGAGGTTTGCCGCATCGAGCACGCAGACGACGACGTCACAGCCACCATCCAGGATGTCGACCGCCAGCTGTTCGGCCTCGTTCGTCGCCGAAAGCGAGTACGTGCCCGGGACGTCGATGAGGGTCGCCTCCTCGCCTCTGAACGTGGCCGTCCCCCGCTTGTACTCGACAGTCGTGCCGGGATAGTTCGCGATCCCGGCGTCGAGCCCGGTCAACGCGTTGAAAAGAACACTCTTTCCGACGTTGGGTGGGCCGAGAAGCGCGACGCGGGTGTCTTCGGAGTCAGCGTCCACCTCGGCCGTCTCCTCACGGCGAGACATCGAGGTTCGGCTGTGAATCCTCGGCCGGATCCTCCCGCGTTACCCGGATGTGATCTGCGAGCGACCGGTCGATCGCGACTCGACGTCCCTCGGCCTCCACGATCAACGGTCCGCCGAACAGCTGGCGTCCACGAACGCGAACCGAGTTCCCGGGACGGACGCCCAGCGGAGACAGCAGGTCGTGATCCGGAACGCCGCTGACGACGGCGCGTTCCCCCTGCTCCAGCGATTCCAGGGTGGGCCCTTCCGGTCCCGTCGGGATGGCGGCCGATCCGCCGGCCGATCCTCCATGAGCAACGGTTCCGCCGTCGGCAGTCGCTGCCGGAGGCGCCTCCGTATCCGCGATCGGTTGCGACGCCGGACAGTCCGTCGCGTCCGAGCAGCCGGCACAGTCGGTCGGGTCGTTGCAGACGACCACACTTTCCTTGCCGAATCGCTGGGCGATCGTCTCGGAGGAGACATCGCCCGACGGCACGTCGATGTTCGGAAACAGGGGGCTGGCCCAGCCCCGCGGTCGGCGGTAGACGAGCGTCTGTCCCGCACGGAGCTGAGACATCGTCTCGACGACGACCTCTCGCTTCGGGTGGACGTGAAACGCCATCCAAATCACGTCGAAAGAGGCGGTATCGAGCGTCTGCCCGTCGCTCACCGCGAAGTCGATCCGACCGGTGAGGTCCCGACTCTCGACAGCCCTGCGGGCGGCGTCGACTGCGTCGGGATCGTTGTCGATTGCGACGACATCGTAGCCGCGCTCGGCCAGCGCCATCGCGGTCATCGGCAGGGGCCCACAGCCGACCTGCAGCACCGACGCGTCGTCGTCGGGGGCGACGAGACCCAGTTCCCGCTCGATGACGTGCTCGTAGAATAGCCGACGGTAGAGGTTCCCGAACGCAGATGACACCCGATCCAGCCGTTCGAGACGTTTCAACACGCCCGCGCTCGCGGCTACCGCTCGGGATCCCTTCACGCCCTCGTACTCCGATCCGTCCCGTCTCAGGTATCCATCAGTGTTCGTCACGGGTCTACTCGTTCCTATCTTTAGGCCCCCCTAAATTAAATACGGGAGCGGGTTCCCACTCCGTGAAAAACCGGCAACTGATTCGATCTCACTCCCGGAAACGGTCGATACCGCCCGCGGGACGCGAGGTTCAAGCCCACCATCGCGACCATGTATCCGGCCCCACGTCGCAACCATGTATCCGGCCCCACGGCGCGATCGGTCGCCTCAGTCCGTCCGGAACAGGAGCGACCGACCGAACGTCACCATCCAATGAGAAACGGAACCGTCCGGAACCGCCGGAATGACCCTCGACGACGTAGTCGAACCGGCCGAACTTCCGCCGTCGTGGGCGCTGTCCTGCGCCGCCTGCGCCGTGGTGACCGGATCGTAATCAGCCGAGAACACCGACCGAGGCTGACGGACGACAACTCGACTCGGGCCGCCCTGCGCCCGTCGGTATCGCTCGACGATTTCGTCTTTCGGTTCCGCCTGCAGGGCAACGACGGCGACCGAACAGGGCTCCGGAAGGTGGGTTCCGTCGCCGATGACCTCCCGGCCGTCCCCGACGACGACTTCGACGTCGTCGGCCACGCCGGCACGCGCGAGGTTTCGACGCGCCTCTCGAACCACGCTCGGGTCGTTATCTAGCGCGTACACGGTCGCGCCGGAGCGTTTCGCGAGTAATGCGGCCGTAAACGGCATCGCACCACAGCCCACGTTGAGTACCCGGTCGTTTGCGTCGATCCCTGCGAGTTCGATCTCTCTATCGACGACCGACCGGTAGATCCGAGTGTAGACCTCGAACAGCCACGGAGCGTCCGTGAAGACCTTTTCAAGCGCCGCGACGGTTTCCCCGAACCGACCCATACTCCTGTTAGGTGATCTCAGGGGAAAAGAAGACGCCGGTTTTTTGTCCAGTGTGATTACGCTCGAGTATGGTCACAGTGAGCGAATCGATCGAGATCGAGGTTTCGATCGAGACAGTGTTCGAGTACCTCGACGATCCCCACAACCACGTCGAAGTGACGCCGAGCCTCTCGTCGGTATGGAACGTGGAACCGCTCGAGAACGGCGGCAAGCGGCTCGAGTTCACCTACAAAATGGCCGGGGTCGGGATCGACGGAGAACTCCGAGAGACAGTTCACGACCCCCCGCACCGGTTGACGTTCGACATGCGGGGCAGGCTCGACGGTGAGATCGACCTGGAGCTCACGGAAGTCGGGGAGCACACCCGGGTGACGTACACCGGGACCTACGAAGTTCCAGGGAAGGTGCTGTCGTCGGTCACCGAGCCGTTCGTTCGCCGGTACAACGAGCGCGAACTGCAGACAACGCTCCAGAACCTGAAGAGCCGCCTGGAGAGCGACGAGCGCTGAAACGGGCGGCTGGTTGCCGTTATCGGACGGCCTCCCGGAACCCCCAACATTTCATATAGCGGTTATTCGTTTACTTGCCCGACGCGGCGGGCTTTTATCCGCGGCGCCCGCACGCCGAGACATGGTACAGAACGTCGCCGGGCTGATGCCGGAGCTCGAGGCGGAGGATTTCTATCTCCTCTCGGGCATCGAGCAGGGGATGCGGTTTTCCGAATGGGTACGGCGCGACAAACTCCCGGAGTACTCCGATCTGACTCCCGAGGAAGTCGAGTACCGGCTGGATCGGTGCATGCGACGGGAGCTGATCGAACGGAAGACGATCCAGTACGAGGGATATCGACTGAAGTTCGAAGGGTACGACGCACTGGCGCTCCGGACCTTCGCCGAACGCGAGACGGTGATCGACGTCGGCGCACCCCTCGGCGTCGGCAAGGAGTCGGACGTCTACGAGGCGCGGTCGTTCGAGCCGCTCGCGCTCAAGTTCCACCGCGAGGGGTACACGAACTTCCGGGCGGTCCAAAAGGAACGGGAGTACACCGCCGACCGAAATCACGTCTCCTGGCTGTACACCGCGCGCAAGGCTGCCGAACGGGAGTACGAGGTGCTCGAAACCCTCTATCCGGACGTCTCGGTTCCCCGGCCGATCGACCAGAACCGCCACGCGCTCGTGATGGGGAAGTTCGAAGGAGTCGAGCTCCCCCGGTCGAAACTCCCCTCCGAACAGGTCCTCGGAGTAGTAGATCTCGTCTTCCGGGAACTCGCATCCGCCTACGAGAGGGGGTTCGTCCATGCGGACATGAGCGAATACAACGTGGCGATCTCGGAGTCCGGTATCGTCATCTTCGACTGGCCACAGGCGGTCTCCACTGATCACGACAACGCGCGCGAACTCCTTTTCCGGGACACGGAGAACGTGATCGGCTACTTCCGGCGGAAATATCCCCACGACGTGCCCGAACCACTCGACGTCGACGGGATCTGTGACGCGATCGCCGACGGCTCGTTTTCGAGTGTGCGAGAATTCACGACTGAATAAACCGCATAGTGCGATAACAAATCGAACATCCGGTTCGAAACCTGTCGATCAGTCGGCGAGCGAGACGCCCGGCTCAGCGACCACGGACCCGGGACGTTCTGTTCGAAGTGGCCGGGAAAACCCCGACTCAAACCCGGAGTTCGGTCTCGAGATCCAGTCCGGAAAACAGTCGTTCGACGCGATCGACAGCGGGGGTTCGTTCGGCGACGTTCCTCAACAGCACCGTTTCGCTCGGAAACAGTTGTTCTCCCAGCAAGAGTCCGTGGTCCCGTGCTGTGCTGCCGGTCACGGTCAGATACACGCCGACTCCGGCGTCGGCGATCGCTCGCTCCTCCTCCTGGCCCCCGTTCGCGAACACGAACTCGACGTCCTCGATCGCCTCCGTTCCGAGCACCGCCGCCACGAGACGTTCGTATCGGGGCGAGATGCACAGTTCCCCCTCGTAGTCGGCGACGAACGACCTGTCCAGCGATTCGCCCGCGGGAACCGCATCGGGGGCGGCGAGCAGCGTGTGATAGACAGTGTCACCGAGCCCAGTGACGACACGCACGTCGGTATCCCGGGGATCGATCCGTTCGTTCACCTCGGCGATCGAGTCGATCCCCCGCTCGTGCAACGTCACGGCCTCCTCGAGTACGAGGTCGGCACTGTCGAACCCCAGCGCGAACTCGTGGGTCCGCAACGCGCGGAACGGTTCCTCTCGTCCGATCAACCGGAGTTGTAATCCCCCGACGTCGACTCGCGCCGAATCGAACACGATCCGCCTCGGGAACCCGGGACGGTCGTCGCGATACAGCGTGTACTCGGGACCGTCCGGCGCGTCCGGATCGCTGTAGGCAGTGAGGCGTTCGTAGACGTTTCGCTCCGGTTCGATCTCGCCTTTCGTGATCGCCTTTTCGTAGCGCAGGGTCGAACTCACCTCGTCTGCGAGCGCCTCCGCATCCGTGGCGCTCGCCAGCCGATCGAGAATCGCTTCCAGCGGCCGTCCCTTCCGGGGAACCGCGACCGCAACCGACTCGTTCATTGCGGGAAACCACGATACAGCGAAGTAAACCGGTTGCGTTTCGACGCCGGCCGGTTCTTCGGCCGCCGCAGTTTCCTACCTCCTCTTACCGCGGCTCACATATCGCCGAATGCGCTACCGAGACGCTCCCGGAACGCGTCGAACGTCTCGAGACGGTCGTGTATCTCCGCGATATCCTCCTGCAGCGATTCGACGCTTTCTGCGAGTTCCTCGTCCGCGTCGCCGATCTGCGCGTCGATCTCTGCGAGATCCGCTCGGATCGAATCCGCGCGTTCCTCGAGCGCGTCCAGGTCATCCATCCGCGATTCGATCGATTCGAGACTTTCGTCGACCTCCCGCTTGGACGTAAACAGATCGTCGACGTGTTCCCGGAGCGACGCCACGTCCGCCGAGAGTGGCTCGATCGACTCCTTGGCCTCCTCGGTGTCGCTCGCGACCGCGGTGAGTTCTGTCTCGATATCATCCACCGTGGATTCGAGTTCCTCGACTGTCGTGGACACCTCTCCGATCTGCGAGTCGAGTTCGTCGACCGTTTCCTCGACGGAGTCGATCGACGTCTCCATCGTTTCCGTGGACTCCTCGAGCGCGTCAGTGCGCTCCTCGTTGGAGGCGACCCGCTGATCGACGTCGTCGATCCGGCCGGTCAGATCGTCGGTAGCCTCCTCTACGTCGACGACCCGATCCGCGAGTTCGACGGTGGTGTCGTCGAGATCCGCCGTGATGTCGTCGAGGTCGGCGGCCTTCGCCTCCACAGCCTCGGTCCGTTCTGCGATTTCGCCGGTCCAGTCGGCGATCTCTCCGGTTTCGGTTTCGAGTTCCGAGGTGTCCTTCCGGAGTTCGTGGCGCTCCCGTGCGCCCACCTCGACGTCGCCTTCGAGCCGCCGTACGTCCGATTCGATCTCGGAGACAGTGTCGGTGACGCCGTCGACCTCCGCCTGGAGCTCGGCGAGCAGTTGCTCTGCGGTCCCGTTCTCGTCGATGAACTCCTCGAGTGCGTCCGTGTAGGCGTCGAGGTCGGCCACTCGCGACTGGAGGCGGCTCAATCGCACGTCGACGCTGTTTGGAACGCCGACGTCGAGCTCCTCCCGGAGCAGTTCGAGGTCGGCGTCGGACACCTCGTCTTCGCGGATCTCGCGTGCCAGTGCGGCGGCGATCCCCTCCGGTGCGAACTCGGCTGACTCGATATCCTGTTCCGCCTGGTCGGTGGCGGGTTCCTCCTCGATATCGTCGGCCTCGTGTGGGGTGATCGCCGATGTCTTGTCTTCCGGGACAGTATCCGGCTCAGGGCTCGTCCCCTCTTCCGGCTCCTCGTCCAACTCCAGTTCCGGTTCCTCTTCCGGCTCCTCGTCAAACTCCAGTTCCGGTTCCTCTTCCGGCTCCTCGTCCAACTCCAGTTCCGGTTCCTCTTCCGGCTCCTCGTCAAACTCCAGTTCCGGTTCCTCTTCCGGCTCCTCGTCCAACTCCAGTTCCGGTTCCTCTTCCGGTCCGTCTGACGAGACGGGATCGTCCAATTCGAGGGGTTCTTCCTCGTCATCTTCGCCGTCTTCGACGTCAGCGGCTTCATCCACTTCAGCAGGCTCGTCCGACTCGCCGAGTACGATTGGCTCCTCCGAAGAATCGTCGCCCTCGTCTACAGGTTCGGACTCTTCAGTGTCAGTCGGGGAATCGACACCTTCGGGTTCTGCCAGCGGATCCGGCTCGCCTTCGTCCGTTTCGTCGTCCTCCTTGTCGAGTCCGGGAAGCGTCGATCGCTCCCCCGCGAGCACTTCCCGGATCGCCTGACTGTTGTCCGAGCCGAGCACGTCCTCGATCGATTCCGGTTCCGGATCGCCCTCCGTTACCTCCTCGACCTGCGGTTCAGTTCGGAACGCATCCAGAGCCGACGGGTCGTCGGTCCGCACGCCGTACACCGTCGTGACGCTTTCTCCAGGCTCCAGCGTGGTTCGAAACTCTACTCTGTTGTCGCGGTAAGCGGTCCAGTTTTCGCTGCCGTAATCGGGGTGGAACCCGATCCGATCCATCGGGAACGACTCCGGGACCTGATCGACCAGACGGACGGTGACCGGCTGGTCGCTGGTCGAATGGACCAGAAACGAAACCGCCGGCACCGGGAATTCGTCAGTGCTGAAGGTCTTTCTCACCTTCAACTCGCCGCTCGAAGTGGTAATGGCGCCGTCGCTGGGACTCATGAATAGCCGTTCAGCAGACGGGCTTGTAAATGGTATGGGCCGATTGTCGCAGTTGATACTGGGAACTCGAATCGTGGAAGATCAGGTCGTCAAAACCGTAACGGGGCCGTCGAACTCGAGAATGATCTGCTGGGTGTCGTCACCGAACAGCGCCTTTCCAGTCGGGGAACGCGTCCGGCCGCTGACGAACACGTGATCACAGCCCTCGTTTTCGGCGTGGTCGAGCACCGTTTCCACGGGGTCACCCAGTGCCCCGACGGCGTCGTACTCGACGTCGATGTCGGAAAGAGTCTCCCGGGCGATGTCCTCCGCGTAGTTTGCCGCACCCTGTTCGGCCTGATAAACGCCGTACTCTCCGCCGTAACTGGTGATCGACTGTAGCTCCCGATACGTGTCGTTGTACTTCTCCTCCGTCGTGACGTGCAACAGCGTGAGCCGTGCGTCGACACCTGCAGCAAGCGTTCCTGCCTCACGAACCAGCTCTTTCGAGCCCTCCGTCGACGAAACGACTGCGAGCGCGTGGCGCATACTCGAAGCTCATCGGGGAAATGACATAAACGCACGGGTGGACTTTCGAGGAAGGCAAGCTCGGATTCAGAGATCGATCCGGTCGCCGATCTCGACGATCTCCAGCTGTCGGGGGTACTCGAAGCTTCTGACGTGTTCGTGGAGCGCGGTCGGGTCCGCGGTGAGCCCCTTCCACATGTCCCAGTGGGACGGAACCAGTCGATCGAACTGGAGGTCGCTCGCCGCCTCGACGATCTCGTTTTCGTCGCTGTACCACTTCGTCCGGACTGGCTCGCGGGTCTCCTTGTCCGGGATAGTGCCGACGCTTCCGAACGCCAGGATTCCGAGGTCGAAATCGTAGCGACTACCGAGTTCCGCGAAGTTGTCCGACGGTTTGGTGTCGCCGCCGTGGAAAACAGTTCCTGCCTCGTGTTCGATGACGTAGCCGACCGGGTGGGTCGCGTCCGGATCGAACACCTCGACGACGCCAATCTCGAACTCGCCGATCTCGATGGTATCACCCTCGGAGACTTCCGCGAACTGTTCCTCCTCGACGTTCCATCGGTCCGTCCAGGATTCCTCGTCCCGGGCAACGGCGAGCGAGTCGTCGGGCGCGTAATACGTCGCCCCGGTGTTCGCCAGGATCGGCGCCTGCGAGGGGCCGTGGACGTGGTCGGTGTGTTCGTGGGTGGCGAGCACCGCGTCGGCGACGTCGATGTCGGCCGGATCGAACGGCACCGGTATCATCCGAACGGTTCGCGGCGGATCCCCGAGACCGACGTACGGGTCGATCCAGATCGTCGTTCCCTCACGCCCCTTGAGAACGAAACCGTTACAGCCGAGATACCACACGGCGACGGTTTCGGGCTCGGCCCCGACGATCGCGTCCGGCAGCCACGTTCCCCAGTCTGATTCGCTCATACGCACTAGTCCGGCTGCTCGACTCCTAACCGTTGCGGAGTTCTTCCAACCCGTCCCCGGAACC
The Halalkaliarchaeum desulfuricum DNA segment above includes these coding regions:
- a CDS encoding cobalamin B12-binding domain-containing protein, which produces MSVDQEQRTVRCLVAKVGLDGHDRGAHVIARAFRDAGFEVIYSGLHRSPDEIVQAAVQEDVDVLGISILSGAHNTLVPKVLEGLEEYDALEDTLVLVGGIIPDDDETELKELGVSEVFGPGTPMEETIEFVRENVPER
- the meaB gene encoding methylmalonyl Co-A mutase-associated GTPase MeaB, yielding MCRGTETDLVDELLEGNHRALARVISKIENRRPGYRQLVSRLHSHTGNASIVGVTGSPGAGKSTLVDKLAKRYRDRGETVGVIAVDPSSPYTGGAVLGDRIRMASNVGDMDVFFRSMSARGQLGGLSTATADAVTALDAFGKDRIVIETVGAGQNEVDIVETADTVAVLVQPGSGDDVQMLKAGILEIGDVFVVNKADMEGADRTVAELEEMLHMRESPTAGLNTGHHGFQAVETPGEDETRVGGESVDGSEPTDGDEPEWSPSVIETVATTGEGIEQLLEQLDSHYAHLEASGELEAKTRNRYAKGIRTLLRNDIAALVERELDRRGGIDQLADRVARRETDPYAVAERIVEPIADCLDDNRE
- a CDS encoding class I SAM-dependent methyltransferase, with protein sequence MSDQSIPGAFYTRWAGVYDRIASDLPGVARMRSAFLDLLSPSRGDVVVEMGCGTGANFPWLRDRVGPEGTVVGVDLSEGVLERARARVRRNRWENVHVVRGDATRPPFVGGPTAVPSGSLGLGAGEVDVVLATFVVGMLPDPGGAVQAWGQLAGDGGRLGLCNLARSTTPLGRVCNPAFAALVRASSPPGGKGRTRGAAQLLDERVLEGHRALHDVCDGVVSRRAFEGFVRMSAGTVRTER
- a CDS encoding ferrous iron transporter B, whose translation is MDADSEDTRVALLGPPNVGKSVLFNALTGLDAGIANYPGTTVEYKRGTATFRGEEATLIDVPGTYSLSATNEAEQLAVDILDGGCDVVVCVLDAANLESSLHLLLQVLEHDVPTVVAINRVDLLEEGRRLRAEVLARELSVPVIPTVATIGKGFEQLVDAVAGTLRNPTVPGGDEATWDRAEELVEIAIVDESSGGSTPAGTLQLWGDRLVEPWPGLPVAVLVLVGTFAIVVGLGMGLRQYLLIPVFEGFVFPVIEGAVRSVTDPGLVRAVLIGEYGFLIKGIEWPFALVMPYVISFYIALSLLEDSGYLPRLAVLLDGLFARIGLTGSNVVPLLLGYGCAIPGITGSRAAETYKQRLSITLMICLAVPCVAQTGAFIALLAEATILLVIAVFFVSFLALAVAGVVLDRVLEGDRNPTVADVPPLLIPKAHITANKVWMRLKHYLFGGAVHMIYAIGVASLLYELGILELIGEHLRPLVVGWLLLPEEAATPLMLGIVRRELTVLPLLEMDLSTGQLFVGAVVGLFYVPCIAVFATVAEEFDIRIAGVVLVLTMGVSFLIGGVIAQTLALF
- a CDS encoding nicotianamine synthase family protein — translated: MTNTDGYLRRDGSEYEGVKGSRAVAASAGVLKRLERLDRVSSAFGNLYRRLFYEHVIERELGLVAPDDDASVLQVGCGPLPMTAMALAERGYDVVAIDNDPDAVDAARRAVESRDLTGRIDFAVSDGQTLDTASFDVIWMAFHVHPKREVVVETMSQLRAGQTLVYRRPRGWASPLFPNIDVPSGDVSSETIAQRFGKESVVVCNDPTDCAGCSDATDCPASQPIADTEAPPAATADGGTVAHGGSAGGSAAIPTGPEGPTLESLEQGERAVVSGVPDHDLLSPLGVRPGNSVRVRGRQLFGGPLIVEAEGRRVAIDRSLADHIRVTREDPAEDSQPNLDVSP
- a CDS encoding methyltransferase domain-containing protein is translated as MGRFGETVAALEKVFTDAPWLFEVYTRIYRSVVDREIELAGIDANDRVLNVGCGAMPFTAALLAKRSGATVYALDNDPSVVREARRNLARAGVADDVEVVVGDGREVIGDGTHLPEPCSVAVVALQAEPKDEIVERYRRAQGGPSRVVVRQPRSVFSADYDPVTTAQAAQDSAHDGGSSAGSTTSSRVIPAVPDGSVSHWMVTFGRSLLFRTD
- a CDS encoding SRPBCC family protein, which codes for MVTVSESIEIEVSIETVFEYLDDPHNHVEVTPSLSSVWNVEPLENGGKRLEFTYKMAGVGIDGELRETVHDPPHRLTFDMRGRLDGEIDLELTEVGEHTRVTYTGTYEVPGKVLSSVTEPFVRRYNERELQTTLQNLKSRLESDER
- a CDS encoding serine/threonine-protein kinase RIO2, encoding MVQNVAGLMPELEAEDFYLLSGIEQGMRFSEWVRRDKLPEYSDLTPEEVEYRLDRCMRRELIERKTIQYEGYRLKFEGYDALALRTFAERETVIDVGAPLGVGKESDVYEARSFEPLALKFHREGYTNFRAVQKEREYTADRNHVSWLYTARKAAEREYEVLETLYPDVSVPRPIDQNRHALVMGKFEGVELPRSKLPSEQVLGVVDLVFRELASAYERGFVHADMSEYNVAISESGIVIFDWPQAVSTDHDNARELLFRDTENVIGYFRRKYPHDVPEPLDVDGICDAIADGSFSSVREFTTE